In Belonocnema kinseyi isolate 2016_QV_RU_SX_M_011 chromosome 4, B_treatae_v1, whole genome shotgun sequence, a single window of DNA contains:
- the LOC117171107 gene encoding uncharacterized protein K02A2.6-like, which produces MKDIIKFSEIDPEIRNLKKGIYKHDWDESVKGCKIFEHELCVYGNILLRGCKIVIPKELRKAALDAAHEGHPGIVAMKGCLRSKVWWPRIDKDVETIVKNCRSCTLVGVPNPPIPMKRRELPVAPWIDVAMDLFGPLLNNDYLLVIVDYYNRYKEVKITKTITSSQIIKMLKEIFIRLGYPISITPDNEKQFVSYEFESFCKECNILLFNTISYWSQQDGEVER; this is translated from the coding sequence ATGAAAGACATAATCAAGTTTTCAGAAATCGATCCCGAAATTCGCAATTTAAAGAAGGGTATTTATAAACATGATTGGGACGAATCGGTGAAAGGATGCAAGATTTTCGAGCATGAACTATGTGTCTATGGAAACATACTATTAAGAGGATGTAAAATAGTAATACCGAAGGAACTTAGGAAGGCTGCTTTAGATGCAGCACATGAAGGTCATCCAGGCATTGTCGCTATGAAAGGATGTCTCAGGTCAAAAGTTTGGTGGCCACGAATAGATAAGGATGTCGAAACCATAGTAAAGAACTGTAGGAGCTGTACTTTAGTGGGTGTACCAAATCCCCCGATACCAATGAAAAGGCGCGAACTTCCTGTGGCTCCTTGGATTGATGTAGCCATGGATCTGTTCGGACCGTTGCTTAACAACGACTATCTACTAGTTATCGTAGATTATTACAATCGGTATAAAGAGGTAAAAATTACGAAGACTATCACGAGTTCTCAAATCATCAAAATGCTAAAGGAAATATTTATCAGGTTAGGTTATCCCATCTCGATCACACCAGACAATGAGAAACAGTTCGTCAGTTATGAATTTGAATCATTCTGTAAAGAATGCAATATATTGCTCTTTAACACCATTTCTTATTGGTCACAACAAGACGGAGAGGTCGAAAGATAA